One stretch of Brachyhypopomus gauderio isolate BG-103 chromosome 8, BGAUD_0.2, whole genome shotgun sequence DNA includes these proteins:
- the lrrc15 gene encoding leucine-rich repeat-containing protein 15 isoform X2 gives MDLGQYILLGLCAVNTIVWGCPQHCQCRKNQILCQGHEIQDFPSTIPSTTNVVYISNASVSILNPADVDAFSIALTIFVVKDSRIREVLPHTFDKTRNLIALGFTGTELFSLPENLFQNLQSLTSLTLSNNKLKDLPLSLLSPLKALKILDLSINNLTSVPEMLFEGLIHLEEIKLQKNNIGQIHGGAFRGLSKLKLLFLQENRLKEIPANIFEDLINIETLHLQHNVITHLPAEIFTHQPKLKKLYLSNNHLSVLQEGIFLNLPSLRQISLYDNQLQTLSAKTFGPMPLQDLWLYDNMLTRLEENVFSNLTQVRLLVLSRNQISHVSPGAFNGLHELEEISLHTNRLTRLEEGLFRGLPKLVNISLENNQIHYLPGKFLDGISSLYRLELQNNTLSHLAQELLHSLTKVDNVVLTENPWRCDSDIIPLRDWLRQNSEKVTNVSSLVCLSPSHLTNISIINLDDNVDNHQKYDVISKMMHIIITAVICTAVIVGIIVCVCWRKSKQGSRDLHRQYNPNSTV, from the coding sequence ATGGATCTAGGACAATATATACTTCTTGGCCTTTGTGCAGTGAATACAATTGTTTGGGGATGTCCACAGCATTGCCAATGCAGGAAAAACCAAATTCTTTGTCAAGGCCATGAAATTCAAGATTTTCCTTCCACAATTCCTTCAACTACAAATGTTGTATATATTTCAAATGCAAGTGTTTCCATCCTGAACCCAGCAGATGTTGATGCATTTTCCATTGCTCTTACAATATTTGTTGTCAAGGACTCTAGAATACGTGAGGTTCTACCCCACACATTTGACAAGACACGCAATCTTATTGCTTTAGGGTTTACAGGAACAGAGTTGTTTTCTCTCCCAGAGAACCTATTTCAGAATCTACAATCACTTACATCCCTCACACTGAGCAACAACAAATTAAAAGATCTCCCTTTGTCTCTGCTTAGCCCTCTAAAAGCTTTAAAGATTTTAGACTTAAGCATCAACAATCTCACTTCTGTTCCAGAAATGCTATTTGAGGGTCTCATTCACTTGGAGGAGATCAAGCTTCAAAAGAATAACATTGGACAAATACATGGGGGAGCTTTCCGTGGTCTTAGCAAACTTAAATTATTGTTCCTTCAAGAGAACAGGCTAAAAGAGATCCCAGCCAACATTTTTGAGGATCTGATTAATATTGAGACTTTGCATTTGCAGCACAATGTAATTACACATTTGCCCGCAGAAATATTCACACATCAACCAAAGCTAAAGAAGCTTTATCTCTCGAATAATCACTTATCTGTGCTTCAGGAGGGCATCTTTTTAAATCTTCCCAGTCTGCGCCAAATCTCACTTTATGACAACCAGCTTCAGACTCTGTCTGCTAAGACCTTTGGACCAATGCCCCTCCAGGATCTGTGGCTGTATGACAACATGCTAACCCGGCTTGAGGAAAATGTGTTCAGTAATTTAACCCAAGTACGCCTTTTGGTGCTCAGCAGAAACCAGATCTCCCATGTGTCCCCTGGTGCCTTTAATGGACTGCATGAGCTGGAAGAAATTTCACTGCACACCAACCGTCTGACAAGGCTTGAGGAAGGATTATTCCGAGGCCTGCCTAAGTTAGTCAACATCTCATTAGAAAACAATCAAATTCATTATCTTCCTGGAAAATTTCTTGATGGCATTTCCTCCTTATATCGGCTGGAGCTTCAAAATAACACTCTGTCACATTTAGCACAGGAACTTTTACACTCACTAACCAAGGTTGACAATGTAGTTCTTACTGAAAATCCCTGGAGATGTGACAGTGACATCATACCACTTCGAGACTGGCTGAGACAGAATTCAGAAAAAGTAACAAATGTCTCGTCACTCGTGTGCCTTAGTCCCTCACACCTGACCAATATCAGTATAATTAACCTTGATGACAATGTTGATAACCATCAGAAATATGATGTAATATCTAAAATGATGCACATCATCATTACTGCTGTAATCTGCACTGCAGTAATTGTTGGTATCATTGTATGTGTCTGCTGGAGGAAGAGCAAACAGGGCAGTAGAGACTTACATCGTCAATACAATCCAAACTCAACTGTCTAA